The genomic interval GGTTTTCTTTCAAGCTTTATTGAACGAGCGCGACATGACAAAAAACTGTTTGTTAACAGTTTTACCCGCTTTTGATCACATTATTCGACATATAACATTTCACACTGATGAATGGTTGGTTTTATAACCAACCATTTGAGCTGCTAATACCTAATTTCTGCAAATTAACAGTTCCTGACATTGTGTGAAATGCATGGTTTTCTAGATGTTCCAGGTCAGAAGAATGTGTGGGTTCTGCAGATGAATACTTTGTTGTGGGTTTTAAACCCATTAACTGTTTAACGATAAAATCTACAACGACGCAGATCTGATATTGCATTAGTTTATTGTTGCAGTCAACACTTGTTGCACTCTCTGCAGGGAGTTACAGCACAAAGGTAAAACAGACTGAAAGTACAAGCTACACTGTACTGCATGCACGATGCCGTCAGTCCCACTGTGAGCTTCTCTCCCACggccctgcagctctgtcactgTGCAGGGTGTCGTCAGTGCAGCACACATGCTATCTACACACACCATTACAAACaaagtatgtacagtagcagtagtTGACTGTCCAATATATGATTGTGacaataaaaaggcatttttaaGGCAGAAAGGAATGATGGGGATTGTGACAAAGAATTAAACAGCTGTCCAGACCACCCGTATTTCTGCTTGTCTATAAGAAtatgttttatgtaaatgattaaaaacattcCACATGCTACTGTGGGTGATGTTTCTATTCCTGTTTTATCCACATCTGAACAAGAACGAATCCAAAATAAACCAATGACAAGAAAAGAGATTTTGCTCGttccacatatacagtatacagtctGCTTTAAGTGTGATTTGTGAGAAGCTGTTGAGTATACGTGTAATGTCTTCTGTCCTTAAAGTGAAACTTCCCTGATGTACAGCTTCTTCTTTTTACTTAAAGGAGTACATGCATATGACCAGTAATAAAATAAACTCTGTCTTCCTTGTTTTTTGCTAAAGGAGCAAACTGATGATATCTTTTCAAAGAGTGGGAACAAGTCCTGGAGGAACGTGTTGACCAAGACTTCAACCTCCACATGCAGGTAGTTGGATTTTCCCAGGGGAGCTCTTCAACAAGAAgctaaaaatatatttcaagCTAAAACTCAGTGAAGTCACCTTTTAAGGGAGATTTTCAAACTCAAACTGCACTTGAGACAGACATTGTTACAGTATAACATAACCCTGTATAGCGCATAAGATATCACAGAATGGGAGTGGGTGTACTATAGACGGCCTGAACCCgatttattagtatttgttGGACTCAAAAATATTTAATCACTGGACAATCAAACGACCAAACTATACTGGTGAAGAAGATGCGCTGAGCTTTAATTATTCACCTAATTAATGCCCCTGAGCGCTGGAGATAGGACAGATTTGATATCACATATCACATATTcccatttaaatgtttcattttcaattGTTGTGAATTGAGTTCAGACACTGATGGGTTCTTCCTTTGGGTGACACTAACATGAGGAAGAAGTTCCTATTTGGCACTAAATCTGCATAAATGATGTATTCTCTATGTGATATGAAACACATATGAGGAAACAAcagtttgttgctgtttgtaGTTGAAGCTTGGCAAAACAACACATGAAAACCATGGACAACTTATTATCAAAcaatcatttactgtatacatATATGTAAAAAAGTAAATTTAGCCCATACAAAAAGTTCCTGTTTCATTGAGTGTCGCTCCTGCTTTATGAATTACAACATGGTTTCTCTGCCTCCAAGCGtctcctgcaggaaaacaacCTGTCCTTCTTCTATTTTGTGCTTATTGAGTGGAACGTGGACCCTATTGTTGTGCcatcagagaggaggaagctcTGTCCACTTTGAGGCCCTGTCCTCGTCTTCTTGGTCAAAAGTCTGAGGCCAGAGTTTAAGGGATGCTCAATggtatgattaaaaaaaacacaatatgcTGTTATCTGGAGGATTTTTATCTGCACACGAAAGAACAAACAGCCGAGCATCGCGGTCCGGCTCAGCCCCGCGTTCTGACGGTACACACGTACGGCACCATGACATCCAGACAATTCAGACTTGTGCCACTGAAGCTGGAAGCAGCCGGAGGCGGTGTCAGATCTCGTTGATTGTTCGTTCCGAGGGCCGGTACTCCTCCCTCCCTTTGGGGGAGGACAGGTAGAAGGACTGGGTCTTGCGTTTTAAGCGAGCTCGCTTGTTGGCCAGCGACAGACTGTGCTTGCTGGAGGCGATAATGTCGGAGATGAACTTCTTGCAGTCCACGCACACCTCCATGCTGGCCCAATCCTCCGTCAGCTCCGGGggaagctccagctcctcgtgAGACTTCAAGGAGCCGTGCTTTGAAAACCTAAGAACAAAAGAAATGTCACAACCCGTGCCTTTAAGCAGCAGGACCTAAATCAATCAAATGTCATGATCTGTAATAGTGTATTGTACAGTATACTTACAGTGATGCAATGTGCATTGAatccactagatgtcagtgttGGTGTGCTGATGATTGTGTGTCTGAATAATGGAATAAAACAGTAGCTCTCACTTGGACATGGTCTTGTGGACGCCGTGGCGCTGTGGGCTGCTGGACGATTTATCCGATTTAGCACCAGTTGCCCCTGCTGAAGCTTTTCCAGTTCCTTTAGATGCTTCTGTTGTTGCCGCTTTCACCGCGGGGGGCGCCGCGGCCCCTCCCACCACTGAAGGCCCTGGCTCGCCATCCACAGACAGCCCTTGTCCTACAGCAAGCATGGCACTTACCCTCTCCCTGGGCAGAGTCTTGGTCGAACCAATTGAGTAAATGGGCAAACTGGAATAAGGTTTGGACGGCAGCCGCATCTGGTAGAGACAGACGGGTTTAAGTTTAAATGAGGGGAATAATGAAACCATATTAAGCTAACTGCTGCTGATGACACTGTGACAGTGGTTGCAAAGGCCATCCTAGACTTACCTTTTTGCAGCACTGAGAACACACTTGTCTGTAAGTAGCAAAGAGGAAGTGGTAAATGAAAGAATTTATAcgtatatatttataaattcaCACAAGATACAGACAAAGattataatttaaaattgtTTACTTTTTGCAGAACTGGCAGATGTAGGACCacgtgaaaaaagaaaacctctTGGTTCGGCAACAGAAACAAAGCTGCAAGAAATGATGAACAAAACATTAGATTAGAAAATAAAGGGTGTAACCCAGACTGCTGGAATAAGTAGTTCATTGTAATACCAATGTTACCTTTCCCTTCTTCATGGCATTGTAGATGTCTTTGTACTGCTGGAACTTCTCCAGCTCGGCCTTAACAAGCACCTGTCTGATGTgcatcacctcctccaccgtgaGAGACAGACACTCCACGGGGAAACAGAACTCCTcctggaacacacaaacacacacacacacacacacacacacacacacacacacacacacacacacacacacacacacacacacacaggactcaGTGTTCATCATTCAGTGCACAAACACTGGTCCCTCTGTGCTGCACCTATCAGAGCAGCGTGTGTGGGGCCAGCCAGCATTTGAGATGTAGAAAGCTCAGTCACGATGTGTAAACAACGGGTGGGTCGATATTTACAGCAGTAAGCAAGGCATGTGAACGTCTCATGCACTTGTTCTGCTTTGTTCAAGTAGTTTAGAATAATGATTGGTTAGAAAATATCAATTACACAAAGCGCGTCcattcctttcctttcttctttccttccttcctttataTTACTTTATTCTATTACattgtgttactgttgtttAGCTGCAGCTACATATGATGCAGTGTTAAGGATCAGAAGCACTGAAGTCACTGTTACTGGTCTCTATAGTTGCTCTACTGTTGGAGACATGGTGACTAGTAGAGGAAGCTCAGGATAGAATGAACCTCTATGGTTATTTCATCAGTGAAGGCTGAGGGAGACCAGCAGACCTGGACCGACTGCCTCCCACTGGTGTACATTCCTCTGCACAGAACACAAACTGACTCCATCAACCCCAAAACCAGCACCTCGACAGGGTGGGAAGTCAGCAATGGGTGTAGAAGGGTGGGagaggggtggaggggtgggTGGAAGGGGATCCAGGAGTAAATTAAAGCTAAGACGTCAACCTGAACAGAAAAGGGttaatgtgtgcatgtgtggattTGCACAGCGGAGCCGGTGACAGAACATAGAAGGAAACATAGTCCAGGAAGAAGCAAGTGGAGAACACGACTCACCAGAGACTTTGAACTCTTTTTGGAGGGCGGCTGAAACTGTCGGACGTTCGTCGGGGTCTCCTTCTCGATAGAGTGTCTCCGCTGGGGGGTCTTGCGCCTCTCTGGCTGAGGTGTAGAGGAGATTGGCAGGAACATGGGGGGAGCTAGTATTCATAGCCACAGGAcagaaaacatgaatgaaagAAAGGCAGGTTAACCAGGAGCATCTGATGATGGGTTAAGTCCCAGGAGTCATTAGAGGCTGCGCTGAAACGTTTGGACCAATGATGCTGTGACGTCCAACAGATTCCTCACTCACTTTTCTTCCCCACGGCAGATTCTGGGGACGTGTCATCCATCAGAGACGTAGccacgctggagctgctggctgaTCTGTGCCCAACAACCTCATCCTGAACATATGGAACATTTAAAAAGCTTATTCGAGGAATAGATCACAAGTCGCGAGTGAGTCAACCAGCCCCTACTGACGTCGGAGTCCGAGCTGTCCAGCTCCGCCAGGCAGGGAGCCTTCAGGAGCCGCTTCCTCTGGGGCACAGACTGAGACCCGGAGGGTTCGGCCCTGGGAGCGGCTGAGCCGTTGCTCAGAGACAGGGTGCTGGACGTCCTCCTGCCCATGCGTGGACTGAACTCATctgcacagacccacacagGAGTCATTATTATtcagaaaaggagaagaaacacGCTTGGGATGGATTTCAAACCTCATATCCTCAATCTGTTcggatatatactgtatttggaTTGTTGTGTCCATTAAACAATAGTTGTCTTCATCATTACGCTACATGAAAGAGCAattagattaaaaatatgaagtGAAAGTAAGGTTTGAGATCCATCACAAGGGACAAGGGATCAGGAAAGGTCAGGTAGTTAAGGTCTGAGGAAGCCAAAGAAGCAAGCTGGTGTTATACACAGAGCATGGTCGCTCCTGCATGAAACATTTAGACTCTGAGCTCCTACAATTAATGTCATCCCTGACAGCCCCCCAGGGAGATAGGGAGGCTAATCCTTGAAACCAAAGGCCCTACTTAACAAAAGATAGAAAACGCTCCACCATGACCAACCAGCTACTTTTTCCAAACTACCTGAATCAAACTGCTAATTATCCAGAGGCAAAGTGGGCGATTCAGACAGGCACGTGCTGTAAAAGACACAGAAATCCTTTAGGTCTCTTCTTATATTGTAGGAAAAGCAATGAGCTCATTGGCTCAGTCTCTCTACTGTGATATGAATTAATCACACACATTATGTCATTTGGCTTGGCCTTAATATTGAATTATTTGGACAGAGCAGATATTAGTTCACAGCCAGGgaggcaggaagacaggacCGCTGGGTGAAGAGTACTCATACTTTACCTAATCCTGTACGGAACAAATCCTGTGGCATACTGCGAGTTTTGCCAAAACCTAAAAGGGGACACCTGCATCATTAGAACGAGAGCATGGCACCACTCACCTGGACCAGGAATCTGTGGTGAACTTAATGCTTAGTGCTAGGAACTAAACTGTTTAACTAGACAGTGTTATTTGTTGTGTCCTGTCAGAGATGCTTCGTTATTACTGTCTAAACCACATTTAAAGGTGCCTTGCGATGACTTTTATATGCATTTGCTGCTGCATAAATAACCTGAGTATAATAGAACAGTCTCCTATATTAAACCCTGTGTGCGTCCCAACCATTGACCTCAGCTGCCCTCCACCACCCTCCCAACCCCCACACACGTTACCTGCCAGCATGAATGAATGAGAGTGATGTGTGATGAGACACCGGTAGTAGGAGGAACAGTGGAGCGCAGCATTATTCTGATTTGTCCGCCTCAGCAgtgtctcctcgtctcctcacTCAAAACTGTCACATTACTTTGTTGTGCAGCTTTTATTGcaacgtgctgctgctgagagggTCCGTGCATCTTCTAGCGTCAGTGTCTGGGCCGAACGCTGCTCCATCTGCATCTCTAAGTGAGTTCTGCAAAGTCATGGAGGCTTTTGAAAAGGCCTTAGTCCAAAGCTGGTGGTTCTTGAAGACACAGAGCTGGCTCCCGCTCTTTGTGCAGCTCCGTTTCATGCCTTGATTAGATGGCTGGCTGCACACTCCAATTTAAGATTCACTTCACAGCTGTGTATGTGAGGGATTATGTACTCAACAAAAGTGACACTCTTCTTGCTGATGTCTTTTCCTATATGTGCAGCAGGCAGGCACATTTTTCGGTTTTTCGGTTACACAACTCTGTGACCCTGAGTTGGACAGATAGTTTGTTAGACCGATTTTATGGGTGCTTCACTCAGTGATGCTTCAGTTCTACACTTTACTACAGTGCAGAAATAGTAATGTTGTATGGAAAACTCTTTTAATGGCATGTCCTTTATTCAGTTAAATCATGAATTCGAATCAGTTCCTAAACAGGAAATTTCAGTACAATAGTAGAGAAATATATGCTAGAATGACCATTTTAACACAACAGACCATATGATACCATGATCTCTGAGCTGCCTCAGTGTCCTCCCACTGACCTGTGTCTCAGTCACCACACTGAACACGGCCAACCATCAGCAACCACTGAAGCATGACATGAAATGTGTACACAGtgtactgctgtgtgtgtgtgtgtgtgtgtgtgtgtgtgtgtgtgtgtgtgtgtgtgtgttgtgagctTGGAAAGCAGATGAGCAGCCACGACaagcaggaaaacagaaaaaaagccagGTAAGAAGCAAAGGAGACTTTACCTGACGCGTCAAAACTGAAAGACATGCTAAGTGGGCGAATTACTGCAATGAGAAACAGTCGTGGCGGTTATTGTTCCTGATGAGAGGTAAACAGAGCCATAATACATGAAGAGGAGGTCACAGTTTGTGTCTAGTAATGAATACACGGCTCTGACATGCTTATTTTCTAGCTTTACATCATTGAGGTAAAAGTCCTCATGATGGGAggcaaaagcatttgaaataAGACACAGCCATTAATAAGCGTTTAAGAAGCAGAATAGCAGACACTTATTAGTTATCTGCAGTATGTACACTATCCACATTCATTGCAATtgcaacataaatgtaaaataagccAGCGCTAATAGCACAGCTtgttactgcatgtgtgtgtgtgtgtgtgtgtgtgtgtgtgtgtgtgtgtgtgtgtgtgtgtgtgtgtgtgtgtttgtgtagcttcCTCTCACCCAGCCGTCCCCTGCGGACCACGTCAGGTGACACTGGTCGCAGCTTCCTCTCTGCTTTGATCTCCTCCAGGATCCGTTCGTGCAGCGTGGGCGGAGGCTGAGTCTGTGGCTTCAGCTTGCGAGCCGACACCTAGAAGGTGATGATGAGCAAGAAAACATGTGAGGATGAAGAAAAATGGGCCACACACAGTCAAGTGCACAGACAGCAGGCCTGTTTAACACCAACTCAGCTTCTGGGACTTTAACACAaagcaaaagacacaaaaggtcAAAAGACGTCAGTGAAGTCATTATATCTTTAAATTGCCTCCCTGTAATTGTGTGTAAACCATTCACGTAAAGGAAGAACAGACAAATTATATTTAATAGAGTAAATTTATCATTCTCAGTAGAGGGGTTCGTTTTGAGCTGGACTCACAGGGTTGAGAGGTGGCCGCGACCTGATGAACTCCAGGATGACTTCATGAGCGCTCTTCTTTAACCTGGGAGGGATGTCCCCGTTCACCTGACACCACACAACAGAATGTGAAACTGCTTTATACTCTAACTTGCACTATTTACTAAACAACCCATGGGAAAAACCTCTCTTAATGAATTGTAAAGACTTGGTTCCATATAATTcattaagagagagagagagttcaaCAAAGCAGAGTGTCCTTCCAGCTGCTTCGGCCTTTGGTTTCTCACCATGACTTTGCGCAGTTTGTAGCGTTTGGACCTGATGTCGTCCATGAGCATCTCATAAGGTGTGAGCTGGTACTCGATGGGCAGAGGGTTGTACTGAcgctcctgcaccttcttcagcttgacTCCCTCACGCAGGTCCCTCATCACCTGAACCCAGAACCGAGCCTGACGGGAAGCAAAGGCCAAGATGAGAGGAAAATACCACCAGCCTTTGAAGACGAATTGATTCAGACAGTAGCAATCGACTTTGCTCAAATGCTTCTGTGTCCACAGAGTGAGGAGGTTTGTGAGAATGTAGTTTCTATATATTTTAAACATATACTTCTTTATGTTaatatatttgatttgttttaatgttcttTCTCCTGAGCTTCTGGTCCGGTTTAGAGTTTAGACTCATACCCAGTCAGCGTTCTGCAGCTCATTCAGATCTCGGCCAGGCTCCTCTGACGACTCTTCCTCCATTTTACGCAGGTTCTGGTGATGAATGAAAAATAGTTTTAGAATACTGTATGAAAGAAATCATAAAGAATCCAGTGTCTAGTGGCTCTGACACCTGCGTGAACCAGGAGACCATTggagtgtctctgtgtgaggtgCTAATGTGCATCTGTCCTTGCTTTCACTGCCCTGGTGTCAGGGTTTTCAGGGTGAGGGTGAGATGCTGAAAGAAGCAAAATCGAAGGCAGagtgtgtgagaatgtgtgcaGCGCTGGGGAGCGTGATAAGGCCGTCGCAGGAGAGATAAGTCCTCCTCTCGGGGGAAATCACCACTCAACATCGTGCTGCCAGGGAGCGATGGCCGTGACTACACTGTGCTCTGGCTGTAGCATTACATAACACATCACGGCGGTGCTCGCTTACATGTTACAGAAGTACACATCCAGCCCGTCCAGTGGAAGCTGTAGTGATCCACTGTAGCTGGTCAACTCAAATTTGACCTAATTGTTTAGTATTACAAAACGTGATCAGTTCTTTGCTCTCTAATTGCAGCTCCAAGAtctgtgtgcagctgctttCTCAGCCTTCCTCACCCTGCAATCAGTGTCTCCTCTCCCCCAGCGGAGCGTTACGCAACCACCCAAATCCAAAATCCCTCTGTTCATTCAGATGCACTGTGCACAGTAAAAGGGCAGCAGCACTAGTGCACAGCAGGAAGGAGCCCTGAGGTggcgtgcacacgcacacacacacacacacacacacacacacacacacacacacacacacacacacacacacacacacacacacacacacacacacacacacacacacactggcacacacTTCTCGCAGGAAATGTTTCAACCCACATCTGAGCCCAAAAATATTCCTGGGATAACACACAGTCCAAAAAGAATTGAGTTGTGCACTTGATCCTACTCTGGTCAGGTAGTGGGTTTATAGGACAGACGGTGGCTTTGTGCAGCCTGGACGTCTACGTCTCCTTGATGAAAAGGCTTTTCATCAAATTGACCTGAGGGAGGGTAAAGATGTGTTGATAATGCATCCGAGATGAAAGAGTCACTTTGTCACTCCAGACTCATCTTCTCCAGTTCATCTTCAAGGCTTTTCATCAGGCAGAGACTAATTACTTTGATGCTGATGGTTCAAAAGGTCAAACAGGACCAGACTTTATCCTTCATTATCCATATTGAAGCGCGGCTTTGATATTTCAGCGACTTACTAATGACACCTTTCTAATGACATAAcaacaaaatgcaaataaagTAAGGAGGCAATAATGTGACAAACTCCCAATAACCCACTAAAAGCTCCAGTAAACAGCACAGACAGTAGTCAGCAAGTCTTTGGATCTGCTCGTCTGTGTCTGACATGCACAACAAACCACTCACTGCTTCTTCCCAGTGGCCCAGTTCAGCCTGTGTTCAGCCTGTCAGACAGCGAGGTGTCAGAGCACGACTGCCTCAGACCATAAATCTAAGATATTTACTagattcctgtagagatgaAGGCAGAGACACTGTATACTCCATGATGTGACAATGCACTCTAAAAGGTGTACTGTACAAGGTAAGAATGATGCTACATTATATTCACGAGGAGACACAAACTGTGTGAAGTGTTAAGAGCCATTATTCCCACAGGGCTCTGCCCCATCAGTGCTCACCAGTGCAGAGTGAGAGCACGTATATTAGCTGTGTGACTGTACAGTAAGGTCAGGAAGCTAAACCACCTGATGTGAAGTCTCGCTGTGTAAAGGCCACCTTGTAACCTTTCATTAAATATGATATACACACACGTGGGTCGTAGCAGCACTTTAAACCCTGCACCGCCACTAAAGCACTAAAGCATCCAGCTGTTCAATATACCTAAGCATCAGTTCATGTGTCAGTTAAAGAGCGGCCCTCGGTCCTGATGAAGTGATGGGCTCTAGGGACCCACCTCTTTGGCGCTCTTGATCTTCTCCAGGAAGGTGTGCAGCTCCCTGGTTTCTGTGTAGAGAGCCCGACACACCGCCTGGTAGTGGCTCGGAGCGTCCGACACACTGGGTAGATGAGCTGTGCACAGCTAcggggaggacagagggggacaAGGCACAGTCAGTGCATGGTTCACAGCCGCAGAGTAAATATGACTTCAGTGCAACAACACTCATTCTATGTGTTTGTTTGATCAAATAATCTCATGTTCAATCATGTCACGTTATGTAAAGAAGCCCCTGAATGCCTCGCTGTTGTTTGGGACATGATGTTAGTTCAGGACAGTTATAAATAAATTGatcttattattatgattatgatcAGGGATCACTGAAGATGTataacaaaacaacagacagtTGTAAACAACCGGCTGCACACGAGACACGAAGCAGCGCTGCCTGAGGTCAGACACGCTGTCGTCCCCGAAACCACGACAGACTCCGTCCTTGTCGCTCCGACAGGAACAGAAGGActcagaggagcagaaggacAGAAGGAGCGCCTGCTGAGGCTGCACTCCAGTTAGAGGGGGTTTCACTAACCCTGTCCTGTCCACAGCAAGTCTCAAGGATCTGAACTTACAGTATAAACCTTTGTGGAACTTTATATAAAGTGAATAGTTTGATGCTGGCCATATTGTGTTTAATGTTAATATCTGTTACTAAACAGACATGTGCATGCATCAGTAAAGCCACAGTTTGTCATTTCTTTATGAGCCACGTCCTTCAGCTCAGGGTTACGATTACGCGGCTCTCATGGTTCACAGCATCTTTGAGTAAGCGGGATAATGTGCAGCTGAGGCCGCATAAAAATATCAGCAGTTCATTGCCCAGTGAGTTGAGACCTGGTTCAGTTTGGCTCAAGGagaaatttatttaaattttggTGGTCGAAGGTCAAAGTTCAAGGCTCCTGCAACCTCAAGCGTTCGCCTCTTTTCAGCGTTTTAGCGGTCAAACGAGTGGTCGTCGATATAACGTGCACCCACTTTAAGGATGTCTCTGTAGCCGTGGACGCTGGCAATGCTGTCGGGTTCATCCtcggcctcgtcctcctcctctgtggcctcGTAGCCCTCGTCTGGGCAGGCGTTCTTCTCAACCTCCACCATGTTGGTCATGAGGTCGATGAGCTGCTCCAGAGGAGGACTGAGCTCTCGCTCCTCGTTCTCCTTCAGCCCGTAGTCCAGAGCCTTGTAGATCATGATGCCCAGAGACTCAATCACCTGAGAGGGAACACGAAACCACAAAAACATGATCACATACTGTGTTATTATATTTGTACCTACATTGTGATTATTGCATCCCTTTTCATTCCTTCTGTTGTTATTCAGCCTGGCGTAAAAATAGATTTGTTTGTTATATCATCTTTTTTCTGTGGCATCCTAAGCTTAACAGCTGTAATCCAGTGACCTCATGACTCGACCTTTGACTAGAGAGCTCCCTCCACTATTCACACACGCAAGCTCACGCTTTCATTAGCATCTGACAGATGCCCAGATCTTCTGcttcatacatactgtacctttTATCATTGACAGCTAAGACAAGGACCTAAACAAACACTTTCACAATGACTGCAGCACTGAAAAATTATTTGATTACACTTTTAGGCTGGTGCCTAATTCAAGAGATGTTTTGTTTAGTTATACACTCAGCAAGCACAAATCACAGGGCATTGTTCCACAGCCATGTGCACTGAGAAAAGACTataaaggagagagaggggccaTAAAACAGAGGGAGGACACTGTGACAAACAGAGCGATGGATGGAAATGGAAGCTGAGTGAGACAATGAGACTGACTGAATGGATCACAGTGGTCAAAGTAAAGACTGGTCATGTGACAAGAAAGTAAATCCTATGCAgcattgtgcatgtgtgggaCACTGATGTGTTatatgatgcacacacacacctcagatATCGTGCCTTGGAAAAGTATTTTTTGGATCACAGGTAAATAATATTACTTGGCCCTGCACTTCTGTAAACCTACGCCTTTTGTTTACCCGAGAAGGTGAATAATTGGAATACGTACTGGACATCAAGCCATGCATGCGGGTTATTTGACCTATTTTCTCTCTGGTTTTAtacaaaatgataaaaaaatttataacaatgtttttctgttcCTCATTCTACACATTGCTCTCTGTCCACAGATCAGTCCATGGTGCGTTTATGTGTACAGTACtttcattttgttgttgctttCCTGTTAAATTGTAGCCATAATCCATAATCCAACTTAGGTGTAAGGTTGGACACACTGCACGGTGTGCAGGAAATAAGAACTGTGGCTGTGAGCTACGGTATCCCAAC from Betta splendens chromosome 16, fBetSpl5.4, whole genome shotgun sequence carries:
- the spire1b gene encoding protein spire homolog 1 isoform X3, producing MAERRRGDHLAPTDAAAALRRDERPGGEHVAMNSAEELPLEEILRLYNQPINEEQAWAVCYQCCRRLARDHRSWRSGSSAAAGASAAAAPTTITGAADVRIQKDGSVRVEYQGCEGKYRPCTTTQVIESLGIMIYKALDYGLKENEERELSPPLEQLIDLMTNMVEVEKNACPDEGYEATEEEDEAEDEPDSIASVHGYRDILKLCTAHLPSVSDAPSHYQAVCRALYTETRELHTFLEKIKSAKENLRKMEEESSEEPGRDLNELQNADWARFWVQVMRDLREGVKLKKVQERQYNPLPIEYQLTPYEMLMDDIRSKRYKLRKVMVNGDIPPRLKKSAHEVILEFIRSRPPLNPVSARKLKPQTQPPPTLHERILEEIKAERKLRPVSPDVVRRGRLDEFSPRMGRRTSSTLSLSNGSAAPRAEPSGSQSVPQRKRLLKAPCLAELDSSDSDDEVVGHRSASSSSVATSLMDDTSPESAVGKKTPPMFLPISSTPQPERRKTPQRRHSIEKETPTNVRQFQPPSKKSSKSLEEFCFPVECLSLTVEEVMHIRQVLVKAELEKFQQYKDIYNAMKKGKLCFCCRTKRFSFFTWSYICQFCKKQVCSQCCKKMRLPSKPYSSLPIYSIGSTKTLPRERVSAMLAVGQGLSVDGEPGPSVVGGAAAPPAVKAATTEASKGTGKASAGATGAKSDKSSSSPQRHGVHKTMSKFSKHGSLKSHEELELPPELTEDWASMEVCVDCKKFISDIIASSKHSLSLANKRARLKRKTQSFYLSSPKGREEYRPSERTINEI
- the spire1b gene encoding protein spire homolog 1 isoform X4 → MAERRRGDHLAPTDAAAALRRDERPGGEHVAMNSAEELPLEEILRLYNQPINEEQAWAVCYQCCRRLARDHRSWRSGSSAAAGASAAAAPTTITGAADVRIQKDGSVRVEYQGCEGKYRPCTTTQVIESLGIMIYKALDYGLKENEERELSPPLEQLIDLMTNMVEVEKNACPDEGYEATEEEDEAEDEPDSIASVHGYRDILKLCTAHLPSVSDAPSHYQAVCRALYTETRELHTFLEKIKSAKENLRKMEEESSEEPGRDLNELQNADWARFWVQVMRDLREGVKLKKVQERQYNPLPIEYQLTPYEMLMDDIRSKRYKLRKVMVNGDIPPRLKKSAHEVILEFIRSRPPLNPVSARKLKPQTQPPPTLHERILEEIKAERKLRPVSPDVVRRGRLGFGKTRSMPQDLFRTGLDEFSPRMGRRTSSTLSLSNGSAAPRAEPSGSQSVPQRKRLLKAPCLAELDSSDSDDEVVGHRSASSSSVATSLMDDTSPESAVGKKTPPMFLPISSTPQPERRKTPQRRHSIEKETPTNVRQFQPPSKKSSKSLVDVLALIYSWIPFHPPLHPSPTLLHPLLTSHPVEVLVLGLMESVCVLCRGMYTSGRQSVQEEFCFPVECLSLTVEEVMHIRQVLVKAELEKFQQYKDIYNAMKKGKLCFCCRTKRFSFFTWSYICQFCKKQVCSQCCKKMRLPSKPYSSLPIYSIGSTKTLPRERVSAMLAVGQGLSVDGEPGPSVVGGAAAPPAVKAATTEASKGTGKASAGATGAKSDKSSSSPQRHGVHKTMSKFSKHGSLKSHEELELPPELTEDWASMEVCVDCKKFISDIIASSKHSLSLANKRARLKRKTQSFYLSSPKGREEYRPSERTINEI
- the spire1b gene encoding protein spire homolog 1 isoform X1 — protein: MAERRRGDHLAPTDAAAALRRDERPGGEHVAMNSAEELPLEEILRLYNQPINEEQAWAVCYQCCRRLARDHRSWRSGSSAAAGASAAAAPTTITGAADVRIQKDGSVRVEYQGCEGKYRPCTTTQVIESLGIMIYKALDYGLKENEERELSPPLEQLIDLMTNMVEVEKNACPDEGYEATEEEDEAEDEPDSIASVHGYRDILKLCTAHLPSVSDAPSHYQAVCRALYTETRELHTFLEKIKSAKENLRKMEEESSEEPGRDLNELQNADWARFWVQVMRDLREGVKLKKVQERQYNPLPIEYQLTPYEMLMDDIRSKRYKLRKVMVNGDIPPRLKKSAHEVILEFIRSRPPLNPVSARKLKPQTQPPPTLHERILEEIKAERKLRPVSPDVVRRGRLGFGKTRSMPQDLFRTGLDEFSPRMGRRTSSTLSLSNGSAAPRAEPSGSQSVPQRKRLLKAPCLAELDSSDSDDEVVGHRSASSSSVATSLMDDTSPESAVGKKTPPMFLPISSTPQPERRKTPQRRHSIEKETPTNVRQFQPPSKKSSKSLEEFCFPVECLSLTVEEVMHIRQVLVKAELEKFQQYKDIYNAMKKGKLCFCCRTKRFSFFTWSYICQFCKKQVCSQCCKKMRLPSKPYSSLPIYSIGSTKTLPRERVSAMLAVGQGLSVDGEPGPSVVGGAAAPPAVKAATTEASKGTGKASAGATGAKSDKSSSSPQRHGVHKTMSKFSKHGSLKSHEELELPPELTEDWASMEVCVDCKKFISDIIASSKHSLSLANKRARLKRKTQSFYLSSPKGREEYRPSERTINEI